Below is a genomic region from Verrucomicrobiia bacterium.
GGATGCGGCGGTCAAGGGGGCGGTTTCAGGCATTTTTTACGGCAAGGGAGAGGTTTGCACGGCGGGGTCGCGTCTTTTGGTCGAGGAAAAAATTCACGGCCCGTTTATGGAAAAGCTGGTGGAGCGCGCAAAAAAAATGACGCCGGGAGACCCGTTTGACGCCAAGACCCGTTTGGGCCCCTTGGTTTCCAAAAACCAGATGGATCGGGTTTTGGGGTACATCAAAGCGGGCAAAGAGGACGGGGCACAGGTGTTGACCGGGGGCGGCCGTCCCGCCGTAGGGAACGGCAAAGGATATTTTGTCGAGGCGACGGTTTTTGACCGAGTCGAAACGAATATGAAAATTGCCCAGGAGGAGATTTTTGGGCCGGTTTTAGCGACTATTCAGTTTGAGAATCTGGAGGAGGCGGTTCAAAAGGCGAATTCAACGGCCTATGGTCTCGCAGCGGGAATCTGGACCAAGGATGTGAAAAAAGCGCATGCCTTTGCCAAGGCGGTCAAGGCGGGGACGGTCTGGATAAACACCTATGGGGATTACGACGCCGCGGCGCCTTTTGGCGGATACAAGATGTCCGGCTTCGGGCGGGATTTGGGAAAGGCGGCTTTGGACTCGTACACCCAACTTAAAACGGTCTGGGTGAATTTAGGATAGGATTTGGAACCGGTTTTTATCGTTTCCGCTGTGCGGACGCCAATTGGAAAATTCGGCGGAGGACTTGCCGCTCTTTCGGTGGCGGATTTGGGGACGGCGGCGGCGTACGAAGCGACTGCCCGCGCAAAAATTTCTCCCGAGTTAATCGACGAAACAATTTTCGGCTGCGCCCGGCAGGCGGGAGTCGGCCCCAACATAGGCCGTCAAATATCGCACCGGGCCGGCGTACCGGACGCTAAACCGGCTTACACTGTCAACCAGGCCTGCGCTTCCGGGTTGCGGGCGGTGGTTTCCGGCTGTCAGTCCATTCTATTGGGAGAATCTAAAATCGTTTTGACCGGCGGAGCGGAGAGCATGTCCAACGTACCGTTTCTATTGCCCAAAGCCCGCTGGGGGTACCGGTTGGGGTCGGCGGAACTGGTGGACGGGATGTACAAGGATGGATTTTTGTGCCCCCTGTGCGGGCAGGTGATGGGGGAGACGGTGGAGACCTTGGCTGAGAAGTACAAAATCTCGCGGCGGGAACAGGATGAATATGCGGCGATGAGTCAAAACCGGGCGGAGCAGGCCTGGGGGCGGTGCGATTTTCGGGATGAGGTCGTTCCGATAGAGGCGGTGGGGATTAAAGTCGAAAAAGATGAGCATTTCCGCAGCGGTGTCACCGTCGAGTCGCTGGCAAAGTTGAAGCCGGTATTCAAGGCGGATGGAACCGTTCATGCCGGGAATTCTTCCGGCATCACGGATGGAGCGGCGGCCTTGGTTTTGGCCTCGGAATCCGAAATCAAAAAGCGTAAACTTGAACCGCTGGCGCGAATCGCCGCTTTTACCTCCGTCGGGGTTGACCCGGCGGTAATGGGAATCGGGCCGGTGCCGGCCGTTCAGAAACTGCTCGAAAAAACGAAATGGAAACTTTCCGACATCGACTTAATAGAACTGAACGAGGCGTTTGCCGCACAGGTGATTGCCTGCGAGCGGGAATTGAAACTCGACCGTGCCAAGCTCAATGTCAACGGCGGGGCGATTGCCTTGGGGCATCCCATTGGCGCCACCGGGGCACGGATTTTGACCACGCTCGTTTTTGCCATGAAAAAACGCAACGCCAAGCGGGGCATCGCCACGCTCTGCGTTTCCGGGGGAATGGGGATGGCGGTTTTGGTGGAGCGGTAGCCCACCCCTTATTCCTTCTCCCGGCAAGTTTTATTCAACCTGGCCGTCGTTTGGTCGCTTTCTTTCAGTTGCCTCTTTCGTTCCCGTAGGATATTTTCCCCTGACTAATGCTGACCCTTGATGGAAAGTCGCTCCGGCTGTCCGACCTGCCTGAAGTTATTTCCGGTAAAACAAAAGTTAGGATTTCTCCGGCGGCAAAGGGGAAGCTGGCCGCCATCCGGGAGAAACTGGAAAAGCAGTTTCTTTCCAAAAACTCGCCGGTGGCGTACGGCATCAACACCGGTGTGGGGCGGCTTAAAGACTGGCGGCTTTCGCCAGAAAAGCAGCAGGAATTTCAGCGCAATCTTATCGTTTCCCACTCGACCGGCGTGGGGGAATATCTTTCGCCGGAAGTCACACGGGTCGTCCTGCTTTTTAGGGCCAACTCGCTCCTGACCGGTTTTTCCGGCGTGCGGCCGGCCGTGCCGGAAAAGCTTCTCGAGTTTTTGAACGCTGGTTTGCTACCGGCCATCCCGTCCGTCGGCTCTTTGGGGGCCTCCGGAGATTTGGCGCCCCTTGCACATGTGGCGGCCTGTCTT
It encodes:
- a CDS encoding thiolase family protein, with amino-acid sequence MEPVFIVSAVRTPIGKFGGGLAALSVADLGTAAAYEATARAKISPELIDETIFGCARQAGVGPNIGRQISHRAGVPDAKPAYTVNQACASGLRAVVSGCQSILLGESKIVLTGGAESMSNVPFLLPKARWGYRLGSAELVDGMYKDGFLCPLCGQVMGETVETLAEKYKISRREQDEYAAMSQNRAEQAWGRCDFRDEVVPIEAVGIKVEKDEHFRSGVTVESLAKLKPVFKADGTVHAGNSSGITDGAAALVLASESEIKKRKLEPLARIAAFTSVGVDPAVMGIGPVPAVQKLLEKTKWKLSDIDLIELNEAFAAQVIACERELKLDRAKLNVNGGAIALGHPIGATGARILTTLVFAMKKRNAKRGIATLCVSGGMGMAVLVER